The nucleotide sequence TAACGATTATACTGATCGGTTTACGTATTGGCCAGATCGAGGTGTTCAAGGCGGAGAAATCTTGATCCCTGATATGAAAGATCCTACAGTTCGATTCATCGATGTACGCGATTTAGCGAATTGGATTGTTTTGATGGCTGAAAATGAAGAGAGCGGCACTTTTCAAGCTGTTGGGGGAAGGTACAATTTTAATGAGTTTGTGAAAAAATGCATAACGGATCACGCAAAGTCTAGAATTGTTCCTGTTTTTGAATCGTACTTATTAAAAGAAAAGGTTGGCGAGTGGATGGAAATCCCCCTCTGGATCGCAAGTGATGAATATAGAGGGTTAGATTATGCGGATGACTCTAAGGCGATAAACAAAGGACTAATTTTCCGTCCAGTAGAAGAAACCATCCAAGATACAGCAAAATGGTCACAAGCTAGAAACCTAAAACCTGATGAGTGGAGAGCTGGGCTGCATCCAGATAAAGAAAAACAATTGCTGCAGAAATGGAAAGATCAAGTGAAAGAATAAAACTCCATTTTTTTCGCATCTTCAACTAAAAATACATGAATGCCCATGGCACTTGTCCATACCATTTGTCCCCTAGAGACATATAGTAGGATTGTGAGATACAAAATCTCTCCTGTCGGCAAGAGGCCGGCAGAGCAATTCCCTACCCCCCATTTCTTCATCATGCGTTCGGTTTTCTTTACCATAATCCTTTCAAAAGGATTATGGCTTTTTTTTTATCTAGGAAAACGTTTTTGTTCATCGTTAAATTGAAAATATTTGTTTAAGTGTTCAGGAAGCTCCCCTTTTTGAAAGACAAACTGAATGTCTGATAGTGGAATTTCTAATCGCGACAATGCTGGATATAAAGGCAAGATCTCCTTTGGTTCGTACGATTGCTGATAACTTGTAATAGCCTCATTTGTTTCTTTTTCAACGGATTGACGGTATGCATGTATTTCTTGAATCTGCTGAACCATCATCAAATATTCCGCTTTTAACCGCTCTAGCTGAGTAATTTTCTTCTCCATACTGTTTTTTGCAGTCTCAAGTTCTCTGTCGCGGGAAGAATAGACCGTTTTTAAATACTCGGATAACCTGTCGTCACGATTGTCTTTTAAATCGTCCAAATGCTCCATGGCGTTTCGTTCTTTTTCCATAGCTAAAAGATACTTATTCTTTGCTTCAGTCAGATCATCCATCGTGATTTTTGAATTTCTAACACCATAAGCGTTTAGCAATTCTTCATATTCATTAGAAGACCATTCTTTTTGTTTATGTAGTTGCTGCCACTTTTCTTGCGCACGTGCTATATCGATATCGTATTCTTTTTTCATTTGTTTAAAATGATTTAATTCCGGATACATGACAATCTCCCTTCGAGTTTCAACATTAATAGTATTCGGGAAGGTTTTAGGTTTAACGTCTCGAATGATTAAACAACTGTTTAAATAAAAAGCTCTTTTGTAAGCTTTGTTGCTTTGGGTGTGGTTGAATTCCGTTCCAGGTGCTCGCTTTCCGCGGGGCAGGCGGTGAGCCACATTCGTAACGTTTCACTTTTAAGTGTCTCACCTGCCCGCCTGTCCCGCAGGAGTCTCCCACCTTCTACTTCATTCAACTGTCAAAGAAGAAAATGATTAAAAGATAAAATACACACTTTTAAGTAATTCCTATTAGAAAGAAGGATGAATCCATGAAGATTACTGCAATTAGACATTGCAAAGCGGAAGGTCAGGAACGTAATGCTACATTAACTGCTGAAGGTGAGCAGCAAGCTAGAGAATTGGCTGCCTTTTTAGAGGATCAGCACTTTGATTGTATCATCTCGAGTCCTTTTAAAAGAGCTATAAACACCATTAAACCATTTGCAGAATTAAATGATCGATCTATAGAGGTAGATGAACGACTGGCTGAACGAATCCTTTCTAGTGAAAATGATCCCAATTGGCGATCAAATCTAGAACGTACATATATAGAAGAACATTTAAAGTTCCCTGGTGGTGAGTCCACATACGAAGCAAAAGAAAGAATCACTTCCTTCATTAATGACCTGCAATCTAAATCATATCAATCGGCACTGATTGTGACGCACGGAAATCTGTTAAGCCTTATGATTAATTTGTACCAGCCTTCTTTTGGTTTTAAAGAATGGGAGCTGTTATCGAACCCAGATGTTTATCTAATTGACGTGTCATTAAAAGATGTATCCAAGTTGTGGGTGTAATAAACTGGTAGTTAATTCCAGACCCCCAACCCTCCTACAAAAGTCCCGAAACCTGTACACGTAAGATAATTTATTAGGAGGGGAAACATCTTATGAAAAAATTAGTAGTAGCATCAGTATTAGGCGCTTCCCTATTCGGCGCAAACGCAGGAATCTCAGAAGCGGCATCTACATGCCCATTCGCTTCTTCAAATAATAATCAGCCACAACAGCAGCAACAAGTTCAAGCTGCTCCGGCACCAGCTCCACAACAACAACAAGCGGCTCCAGCTCCGGCTCCAGCTCCAGCTCCACAGCAAGAGCAGACAAAAGCTCCAGCACAGGAAGCACCAAAAGCTGAAGCAGGTGCAGAACTTACTGCACAAGAGCAACAAATGCTTGATTTAGTAAACCAAGAGCGTGAAAAACAAGGTTTACCAGCATTAAAAGCTGACCCAGAATTAACAAAAGTTGCACGTGTTAAAGCAAAAGACATGATCGACAACAACTATTTCGACCACAACTCACCAAAATACGGTTCTCCATTTGATATGTTGAAGCAATTTGGTGTTGAATATAAAACAGCTGGTGAAAACCTAGCAGGAAACTCTTCTGTTGAAGGTGCTCACACTAGCCTAATGAACTCTCAAGGTCACCGTGAAAACATCCTTAAGTCTGACTACACAAACGTTGGTATTGGTGTAGTTGACGGTGGACAATATGGTAAAATGTTCGTTCAATTGTTCAAAGGATAATAACGACAAAAAGCTTTCCCAAATCGGGAAAGCTTTTTTTATTGGCACTAAGCACCCTGGAGTGGGAAACCAGCCTTTCATCAAAAACATTCTATTTAACCGGAATCGTAATCATAAAGGTGGTGCCTTTTCCCTTCTTACTCTTCACATCTAGCTTCCCGTTATGATGCTTAATAATATTGGTGCTTACCATCATCCCAAGCCCCGTACCCTCTTCTTTTGTTGTAAAAAAAGGCTTCCCAATTTTTTTAAGAACGACTTCATCCATACCGCACCCATAGTCACGTACTTGAATTTGAATGTTGTTCTTATCATCAGACAGCCTCATGCTTACTTTTACGCAATCTCCAATTGAAGATGCTTCGATCGCGTTTTTTACAAAATTTATAAACACTTGTTTAAGCTGCATAGAGTCACAAAAAACAAGCGGCATCTGATCCTCAAGCTCTGTTTTTATTTCGATATTTTTCATAATAGCCTGTGTGTTCAATAAATCAACTGTATCTTTAATGATATCGGTAATACAGGCCATTTTAAAGTTTTGGGAATTACTTTTTGAAAGGACTAGAAACTCTTTAATGATATGCTCTATTCGATCCACTTCGGACAAGATAATCGATAAATATTGGTTAAATTCATTGGTTTGATTTTGAATAAGCTGAACAAAACCTTTCAACGATGTCAAAGGATTGCGAATTTCATGTGCTACGCCAGCTGCGAGCTCCCCTACAACATTTAACGCTTCAGCTTTTAATAATTTTTGTTCTGTTAGCTTTTGGTCTGTTACGTCTTTTAAAATAGTTACATGCAGATGGTCTACTATATCTTTTTGACAGGAGTATTCAATTTCTCTTACAAAACCGTCAGGAGTTCGATAGCGAAACTCTCCTGTAATCTTTTTTCCATGCAATACTTCTTCCCATTTTTTTCTGATTGCTGCTCTGCCATTTCTCACAAAAAATTCTTCAGCACTTCTTCCGATGAGTTCCTCTTTAGAAAGCTGCAGAAGCTCACATGCACGGTCATTGACTTCTGCGATCTCCATATTCGATCTGCACAAAACTATTGCTTCTAGCGCATGGTTAAACAATTGTTTAAACTTTTTCAAATTTTGGTCCTGCGTCATCTCTGTATCAGTAGTTGATGTCATGTAAGATGTACCCACAACCTCCTGTACATCGTGGTTTTTTCCTATTACCGGATATATGGTTGTACGTATTGACCTTACACCTAAATTAATATCTGCGGTTTGTGTTTTACCTGAAAAAGCTTTTTCCAATTGATCTGTCCATTCAGCGATTAATTCTTTTGAATAAAGTTCTTTTAAACTGGTTCCTGGCAGGGGTTTTACCGAAACTCCAAGTCCGTCAAGCATGGATCCCGCAGAATATGTAAACTTATAGTCACCTTCACCATCTCTTTTCAGTCCAAAAAGATGGATCGGGCAATGGGAAAGTGTGTTATGAAAATCGGCAATACGTTTTATTTCAACTTCTTCATATTGCTTGTTCATTAAGTAGTCCCCTTCTTCTTACAGAATCAAAATCGGTTTGCTTGGGCTGTTACGTCAATTAAACAACCTCTCCTTTTTTTCGCTAATATTTTTATTTCGACAAATTTATAGCTTTTCCCTATTGGTCGACTTTCCCATTTTTTCAAATTGCTGATACAGGTCTTTTGAATTACTTTCTGAAGTAAAAGGTTTTCACCTGAAATTAAAAACAATAAAAAACCTTTGAGAAATTTCTACAAAGGCTTTAAAACAATACTTACCTATTCATCTTGATTATTTCTGCTTTCATAAATTCATAATCCATAGGACCTATATGGAAGTTTGTGATGTTTCCATTTTCGTCGATAAAGTAGCTTGTCGGAATCGAAACAGCTCGATATTGTTTTCCTGTCGTATTCTTTTCATCAAGCGGAATCGGAAATGAAAGATCATATTTCTCGACAAATTCGCCCACTTTTTCTTTTTTTGTTTCAGCATACGCTAGATTTACTGCGAGAATTTCTACGTTCTTATCCTTGTAATCACTATAAAACTTTTGCATCTCTGGCATTTCCTCTCTGCAAGGAGGACACCACGTTGCCCAAAAGTTTAAGATCACCTTTTTACCGCGGTAATCGTTTAATTGAATTTGTTTTCCATCCAGCGTTTTTAATGAAAAATCATGCGCTTTACTTCCTGGTTTAAGTCCTGTATCTTCATCCGTTGTGTTTTCCACTGTTTCGGGCTCTTCCTTTTCCTCTTGAGCCGAATAAAAAGCAAGACCGATTAATCCCGCAAATATAAGCATGATCACAATCGATTTTATCTTCACTG is from Fictibacillus sp. b24 and encodes:
- a CDS encoding NAD-dependent epimerase/dehydratase family protein, which gives rise to MKVLIIGGTRFLGKHLADSFKSNSHEVTLFHRGNTAEKGSQENIQEIIGDRDEDLSLLQKRTWDVVVDTCGYFPKQVRKTAEALHKNTKSYIFISSVSVYEDQSVRYLTEEAKTAALANPDITEIGENYGALKAACEQEVIKVFQNQALVIRPGLIVGPNDYTDRFTYWPDRGVQGGEILIPDMKDPTVRFIDVRDLANWIVLMAENEESGTFQAVGGRYNFNEFVKKCITDHAKSRIVPVFESYLLKEKVGEWMEIPLWIASDEYRGLDYADDSKAINKGLIFRPVEETIQDTAKWSQARNLKPDEWRAGLHPDKEKQLLQKWKDQVKE
- a CDS encoding histidine phosphatase family protein, producing MKITAIRHCKAEGQERNATLTAEGEQQARELAAFLEDQHFDCIISSPFKRAINTIKPFAELNDRSIEVDERLAERILSSENDPNWRSNLERTYIEEHLKFPGGESTYEAKERITSFINDLQSKSYQSALIVTHGNLLSLMINLYQPSFGFKEWELLSNPDVYLIDVSLKDVSKLWV
- a CDS encoding ATP-binding protein, with the translated sequence MNKQYEEVEIKRIADFHNTLSHCPIHLFGLKRDGEGDYKFTYSAGSMLDGLGVSVKPLPGTSLKELYSKELIAEWTDQLEKAFSGKTQTADINLGVRSIRTTIYPVIGKNHDVQEVVGTSYMTSTTDTEMTQDQNLKKFKQLFNHALEAIVLCRSNMEIAEVNDRACELLQLSKEELIGRSAEEFFVRNGRAAIRKKWEEVLHGKKITGEFRYRTPDGFVREIEYSCQKDIVDHLHVTILKDVTDQKLTEQKLLKAEALNVVGELAAGVAHEIRNPLTSLKGFVQLIQNQTNEFNQYLSIILSEVDRIEHIIKEFLVLSKSNSQNFKMACITDIIKDTVDLLNTQAIMKNIEIKTELEDQMPLVFCDSMQLKQVFINFVKNAIEASSIGDCVKVSMRLSDDKNNIQIQVRDYGCGMDEVVLKKIGKPFFTTKEEGTGLGMMVSTNIIKHHNGKLDVKSKKGKGTTFMITIPVK
- a CDS encoding CAP domain-containing protein — translated: MKKLVVASVLGASLFGANAGISEAASTCPFASSNNNQPQQQQQVQAAPAPAPQQQQAAPAPAPAPAPQQEQTKAPAQEAPKAEAGAELTAQEQQMLDLVNQEREKQGLPALKADPELTKVARVKAKDMIDNNYFDHNSPKYGSPFDMLKQFGVEYKTAGENLAGNSSVEGAHTSLMNSQGHRENILKSDYTNVGIGVVDGGQYGKMFVQLFKG
- a CDS encoding TlpA disulfide reductase family protein — its product is MKIKSIVIMLIFAGLIGLAFYSAQEEKEEPETVENTTDEDTGLKPGSKAHDFSLKTLDGKQIQLNDYRGKKVILNFWATWCPPCREEMPEMQKFYSDYKDKNVEILAVNLAYAETKKEKVGEFVEKYDLSFPIPLDEKNTTGKQYRAVSIPTSYFIDENGNITNFHIGPMDYEFMKAEIIKMNR